CGACGAGCTTGTAATGCGGGTTGAGCATATGGGCGAAAGTCGTCCAGCGCTCAATGTCGAGCGGCGGCGCGAAGCCCGTCGCGCCCTTGTAGAGAAGGCGCGGCAGCTTGCAGAAGGTCGTAAAGCGCGACAGCCCTGCGACCGGTACGATCTCGATTCGCGCCATGCTCAAATCCTTAAGCCTCCGGAGAGGCCATGCGAAAGCGTCATGATGACGCGGCCTATCGAGCCGCAGCCCTGCACGAGCGTCCCGGCTCCCCAATCGGGCGAACAACAATCTTGGACGTTAGCCGCCCCATACCTCCCCTTTACGGGGAGGTCGGCGGTCGAAGACCGCCGGGTGGGGCGCGCGCCGCAATAAATTTGGTGGGGGTTTAATCCCACCCGGCCCTGCTCCACAGGGCCACCCTCCCCGTAAAGGGGAGGGATTGGCTCATGCCCAGCGTTCGCCCGATTGTCCTCTCTGTCATTGCGAGGAGCGTAGCGACGAAGCAATCCAGCAGCGACCTGGATTGCTTCGCTTCGCTCGCAATGACGGGCGGCCGCGATTACCATGTGCATCAATGCGCTATTCTCATGCGCCTCTGTTTCCTCTGACGATCAGGCCGCAGCGCCGGCCATGGCGGCGGCCACGATGCGCTGCGCCTCCTCCGAGACAGGCGGCATGTCGCGCAACGCCTGTATGACGCCGCGAATTTCCGCCTCGGTGTGATTCGCCGAGAAGAAGAAGCGCAGGCGGGGGCCGTCCTTCGGAACGCCGATGCGCACCACGGGCGGCACGTAATAGCCCTTTTCGAGCAGATGCCGCGCGGCCCACATGGTCTCGAGATCGCTCTCGAAGAGGATGGGCACGACGCCGCGGCCGATGGCGGGGCCGGTGGAGAAGCCGTTTTCATGCGCGACCTGACGGAACAGCTCCGCGTTCTGTGCGAGCTTGCCGATGCGCCAGGTCTCTTCCTGCATGAGCTGGAGCGCGGTGCGCGCCGCCGCGAGAATGACGGGCGAAAAGCCCACGCTGTAAACGAAGCCCGGCAGCGTGAAGCGGAACCACTCGATCACTTCCTTGCTGGCGCAGATATAGCCGCCGCAGGAGGCCAGCGATTTCGACAGCGTGCCGATGATGAGGTCGATGCGCCGCGGATCGACGCCCTGATGCTCGGCGAGGCCTCGGCCCGTCGCGCCCAGCACGCCCAGCGAATGGGCTTCGTCGACCATCAGCCAGATCTTGTATTTGTCCTTGATTTCACAGAGACGCGGCAGATCGGCCGTGTCGCCGTCCATGCTGTAGACGCCTTCGACCACGACGAGGACGTTGCGATATTCCTCCCGGTGCCGGGCGAGCAGATGGTCAAGATGGTCCATGTCGTTATGGCGGAACTTGATGACATGGGCCGGCGCGCCCTCGGCGCCGTAGACGATCGAGTTGTGCGCGAGTTCGTCGATGAAAATGGCGTCGCGCTTGCCGTTCATCAGATAGGAAATGGTGGTGACGTTGGAGAGATAGCCGGAGACGAGCGCCAGCGCGCTCTCCATGCCGATGAATTTGGCGATCTCCGCCTCGAACTGCGTGTGCGTCGTGCGCTCGCCGCCGACGAGCCGCGACGCCAGCGCCCCGACGCCGAGCCCGTCGACCTCGCGCTTGGCCTCCTCGCGGATGCGCGGATGGTTGGCGAGGCCGAGATAGTCATAATTGGCGAAGCTGACGAAATGCACGCCCTGCGCCTCGAAATCCGCCTTGAGCTTGTCGATCTGGGCGAAGAAGGGGTTGCTGAATTCGAGAAGGGCGTTGCCGGCGAAGCGGAATCTCCGCGAGGCGTAGTCCGGGAGGCTTCTGTGTCTCGTCACTGAATTCGCTGTCCCTAAAGGCCGGGGCGCGCCGCGCGCACTTGGTTCACGAAGAATCAGGGCGCCGTTGCGGCGCCCGAGGAGTGATCGCGTCCCTTATCATCCCGAGCCCCTGCGCGCCAGTGCGCCCATGCCCGCGGCGGGCGGGCGCGGCCTCGCGCCGCTATGGCGCTTCCGCCCGGCATTCTTTATTGGCTAGCGCCATGGAAGAGACGCCGCATCGACCCCATGCCGACCTTCGTTCCGCTCTGCGGCTGCGGGTGGAGAATCTCGCCGTCGCGCGCGGCGGCCGGCCGGTGCTGCAGAGTGTGGGCTTTACCGTTTCCGGCGGCGAGGCGCTGGTGGTGACGGGCCGCAACGGCGCCGGAAAATCGACCCTGCTGCGCGCTATTGCGGGGCTCCTGCCCCACGCCGAGGGGCGGATCGCGCTGGAGGGCGCGGGCGAGGAGGCGGAGCCGCCTCAATATGCGCATTACCTCGCCCATGCGGACGGCATGAAGGCGGCGCTCACCGTCGAAGAGAATCTCGACTTCTGGTCGGGATATCTCGCCCGCGAGCCCGACGGCCGCAGCCGCTCCGTCCCGGACGCTTTGGCGGTCGTCGGCCTCGGCCATGCGCTGCTCGCGCCTTTCGGAGCCCTGTCGGCGGGGCAGAAGCGCCGCGCCGCCCTGGCGCGGCTGCTCGTCGCCTTCCGGCCCATCTGGCTCCTCGACGAGCCCCTCACCGCTCTCGACAAGGCCTCCCGCGGCAAATTCGCGGCGGCGATGCGGGATCATTGCGCTCTCGGCGGGATCGTCGTCGCCGCGACGCATGAGCCGCTGGGCCTGGAAGAAGCCGCGGAGCTGGCCTTGGGAGGCGCGAGATGAGTTCGCCGCTGGCGGCGCTTTTTCTGCGCGAATGGCGCATCGCCCGCCGCGTCGGCGGCTCGGGCGCCATGGGCGTGGTGTTTTTCCTCACCCTCGTGACCATCGTGCCCTTCGCGGTGGGGCCGGACCCCAACCTGTTGGGGCGCATCGGGCCGGCGATCCTGTGGATCGCGGCGCTGCTCGCGAGCCTCCTCGCTTTCGACCGGCTGTTCCAGGCCGACGCCGAGGACGGCTCGCTCGATCTGCTGCATCTCTCGCAGACTCCCCTGGAGCTGGCGGTGCTGGTCAAATGCGCGGCCCATTGGGCGGCGACCGGCCTGCCGCTCATCCTCGCCGCGCCTTTTCTGGGGCTGATGCTGCAGCAGGAGACGATGGCGCTCGTCGGCGTCGTCGCGACGCTTCTCGTCGGCACGCCGGCTCTGACCCTCATCGGCGCCATCGGCGCGGCGGCGACGGTGACCGTGCGGCGCGGCGGCCTGCTCATGGCGCTCCTTGTCCTGCCGCTGACGATCCCCGTGCTGATCTTCGGCGTCTCGGCGTCGCAGGCGGCGACGGGCGGAACGGTGCCGTTTTTGTCGCCCTTCTCGATCCTCTGCGCCATCACGCTGGTCGCGCTGGCGCTCTGTCCCTTCGCGGCGGCGGCGGCGCTGCGGCATTTAGGGGAGTAGGGTTAGCTGCGTTCTCGGATACGCACGCGACCCGGTTCGACGATCCAGAGCTCACGATCGATAGGCCGAACGCGTAACAGCGCCGCCAATTCGGTCATTCGCGCAGTAATCGCCTGCGGTGTGAGACGTCCGGGGCTTTCCAAAATCACGATTCCGGCCACGGCTTCCGGCGGGAAGCGCAGCACATGCCCGAAATCGTGATCGAGCGTAACGAGGACGCGGTCTTCATCGCGGCATACCCGGTAAAGCAAATCGTCTGGCGACCCGCTAAGCTTTTGTTCCGCCACGGTCATTACGTCATGGCCATCGGCTTCCAATACGCTTTTCCCGAGCGAGCCTATGTTTTCGTCGAGCTTGAATTTCATTCCGCCGCCGAAAGCGGAACCGGGATAATCTTTTCACGCGCCATCTCCGCGCCGTAAGCGAGCGCCGCGCGCACGTCGTCCACCGTCAATTCCGGATAGTGAGATAGAATATCCGCAACGCTCTCGCCGTTCGCCAGGAAGTCAAGGATCAAAGAGACCCAGATGCGCGTCCCCCTGATGCGTGGTTTTCCACCGCATATATTTGGATCGATCGATATGCGCTCGAGAGGATGTGTCATAGGAGCAACCTAACAGAACTTCATTGTCCGTCCAAAGTTCATAGATTACTTTTCAGGCCAGTGCGGCGCGCGCTTCTCCAAAAACGCCGCGATCCCCTCCTTGGCGTCCTCCGCCAGCATATTCTCCGCCATCACGGCGCTCGCCATCTCATAGGCTTCGGCGAGCGGCTTCTCACGCTGGGCGTAGAAGGCGCGCTTGCCGAAGCGGATCGCCTGCGGCGACTTGCGCGCAATCTCTTCGGCGAGCGTCCGCGCGCCGGTTCGCGCGCCCTCGACCTCCACCCGATTGACGAGGCCGATGCGCAACGCCGCCTCGGCGCCGATCGGAACGCCCGTCAGCAGCATCTCCATCGCATGTTTGGGCGCGACATTGCGCGAGAGCGCCACCGCCGGGGTCGAGCAGAAGAGGCCGATATCGACGCCCGGCGTGCAGAAACGCGCGTGAGGCCCCGCGACGGCGAGATCGCAGCTCGCGACGAGCTGGCAGCCGGCGGCGGTCGCCATCTCATCCACCGCCGCGATCACGGGGATGGGCAGGCTCACAATCTGCTGCATGACGGAAGAGCAGGCGCGCATCGTCGTCTCGAAAAAGGCGCGGCCGCGGTCGGGGTCGTTGCGATGCGCGGTCAGCTCCTTGAGGTCGTGTCCGGCGCAGAAGGCCGGCCCCTCGGCCTGGAGAATGACGACGCGAATATCGTCCTGCGCAGCCAGTTCTCGAAGATTGGCGGAAAGCGCTCCGAGCAGTTGGAGCGACAGCGCATTGCGCGAGGCCGGGCTGTTGAGCGTCAGCGTCGCGACCTGCTCGCTTTTCTCGCACAAAAC
The nucleotide sequence above comes from Methylocystis parvus OBBP. Encoded proteins:
- a CDS encoding aminotransferase class I/II-fold pyridoxal phosphate-dependent enzyme yields the protein MTRHRSLPDYASRRFRFAGNALLEFSNPFFAQIDKLKADFEAQGVHFVSFANYDYLGLANHPRIREEAKREVDGLGVGALASRLVGGERTTHTQFEAEIAKFIGMESALALVSGYLSNVTTISYLMNGKRDAIFIDELAHNSIVYGAEGAPAHVIKFRHNDMDHLDHLLARHREEYRNVLVVVEGVYSMDGDTADLPRLCEIKDKYKIWLMVDEAHSLGVLGATGRGLAEHQGVDPRRIDLIIGTLSKSLASCGGYICASKEVIEWFRFTLPGFVYSVGFSPVILAAARTALQLMQEETWRIGKLAQNAELFRQVAHENGFSTGPAIGRGVVPILFESDLETMWAARHLLEKGYYVPPVVRIGVPKDGPRLRFFFSANHTEAEIRGVIQALRDMPPVSEEAQRIVAAAMAGAAA
- the ccmA gene encoding heme ABC exporter ATP-binding protein CcmA — translated: MEETPHRPHADLRSALRLRVENLAVARGGRPVLQSVGFTVSGGEALVVTGRNGAGKSTLLRAIAGLLPHAEGRIALEGAGEEAEPPQYAHYLAHADGMKAALTVEENLDFWSGYLAREPDGRSRSVPDALAVVGLGHALLAPFGALSAGQKRRAALARLLVAFRPIWLLDEPLTALDKASRGKFAAAMRDHCALGGIVVAATHEPLGLEEAAELALGGAR
- the ccmB gene encoding heme exporter protein CcmB, translated to MSSPLAALFLREWRIARRVGGSGAMGVVFFLTLVTIVPFAVGPDPNLLGRIGPAILWIAALLASLLAFDRLFQADAEDGSLDLLHLSQTPLELAVLVKCAAHWAATGLPLILAAPFLGLMLQQETMALVGVVATLLVGTPALTLIGAIGAAATVTVRRGGLLMALLVLPLTIPVLIFGVSASQAATGGTVPFLSPFSILCAITLVALALCPFAAAAALRHLGE
- a CDS encoding DUF5615 family PIN-like protein — its product is MKFKLDENIGSLGKSVLEADGHDVMTVAEQKLSGSPDDLLYRVCRDEDRVLVTLDHDFGHVLRFPPEAVAGIVILESPGRLTPQAITARMTELAALLRVRPIDRELWIVEPGRVRIRERS
- a CDS encoding DUF433 domain-containing protein is translated as MTHPLERISIDPNICGGKPRIRGTRIWVSLILDFLANGESVADILSHYPELTVDDVRAALAYGAEMAREKIIPVPLSAAE
- a CDS encoding enoyl-CoA hydratase, with translation MTADLVLCEKSEQVATLTLNSPASRNALSLQLLGALSANLRELAAQDDIRVVILQAEGPAFCAGHDLKELTAHRNDPDRGRAFFETTMRACSSVMQQIVSLPIPVIAAVDEMATAAGCQLVASCDLAVAGPHARFCTPGVDIGLFCSTPAVALSRNVAPKHAMEMLLTGVPIGAEAALRIGLVNRVEVEGARTGARTLAEEIARKSPQAIRFGKRAFYAQREKPLAEAYEMASAVMAENMLAEDAKEGIAAFLEKRAPHWPEK